From a region of the Acanthochromis polyacanthus isolate Apoly-LR-REF ecotype Palm Island chromosome 3, KAUST_Apoly_ChrSc, whole genome shotgun sequence genome:
- the LOC127533427 gene encoding zinc finger protein 239-like isoform X10 has product MLAAILSELNNGGNMDSSQKKCKRSNGVRCRTSEEDKDGSATTAKRDESLSCEQCGKTFITATKLRIHKHIHTVAKSFSCDQCGKTFTSTTRLKRHELSHSGVKPFSCDQCGKAFTHKSQLKSHQLIHSGVKPFNCDQCVKTFTQHEQLLIHQCPHSGRKRYRCDSCEKTFNDQQSLKRHQRIHTGHDVYVCDHCGELFVLYSQLKAHEVTHTGIKPYLCDQCGKRYSNIAYLKVHQRVHTGERPYRCDECKKTFTTLYSLKRHQQIHTRKKAFNQCHSEQNGTDGQNSQTCQHSANGEQCCFDQSGPTSNQQGTLQRHQRMHTGHRLNPCQEDFLMQVSVKVHEVLHKLKVLEIRLHRIQV; this is encoded by the exons aaatgtaaacgcagcaatggagtgagatgtcggacctctgaggaggataaggatggttcggcaacaacagcaaaaagagatgaatcactcagttgtgagcaatgtggcaagacttttatcacagcaacaaagctaagaattcacaaacataTTCACACTGTGGCCAaatcattcagctgtgatcagtgtggaaagactTTTACTTCCACGACTCGGTTAAAAAGACATGAACTCagtcacagtggagtgaaaccattcagctgtgatcagtgtggaaaggcttttactcacaagagtcagttaaaaagtcatcaactcattcacagtggggttaaaccattcaactgtgatcagtgtgtgaaaacctttactcaacatgaacagttgttgatccatcaatgcccccattctggtagaaagcggtaccgctgtgactcctgtgaaaaaactttcaacgaccaacagagcttaaaacgtcaccaacgcatccacactggacatgatgtgtacgtatgtgatcactgtggcgaactatttgtattgtattcacagttaaaagctcatgaagtgacccacactgggattaaaccatacctttgtgaccagtgtgggaagcGCTACAGCAACATTGCatacctcaaagttcaccaacgtgtccacactggggagagaccatacagatgtgatgagtgtaagaagactttcaCAACTTTGTATTCCCTGAAACGACACCaacagatccacaccagaaagaaagcattcaatcagtgtcacagtgag cagaacggaacagatggacaaaactctcagacttgtcagcactctgccaatggtgaacagtgctgctttgaccagtctggaccaacgtccaaccaacaaggaaccctacaacgacaccagcgtatgcacactggacacagactgaacccctgccaagaagatttcttGATGCAggtttcagtaaaagttcatgaagtcctccacaaacttaaagtccttgagatccggcttcacagaattcaggtctaa
- the LOC127533427 gene encoding zinc finger protein 239-like isoform X12 has protein sequence MDSSQKKCKRSNGVRCRTSEEDKDGSATTAKRDESLSCEQCGKTFITATKLRIHKHIHTVAKSFSCDQCGKTFTSTTRLKRHELSHSGVKPFSCDQCGKAFTHKSQLKSHQLIHSGVKPFNCDQCVKTFTQHEQLLIHQCPHSGRKRYRCDSCEKTFNDQQSLKRHQRIHTGHDVYVCDHCGELFVLYSQLKAHEVTHTGIKPYLCDQCGKRYSNIAYLKVHQRVHTGERPYRCDECKKTFTTLYSLKRHQQIHTRKKAFNQCHSEQNGTDGQNSQTCQHSANGEQCCFDQSGPTSNQQGTLQRHQRMHTGHRLNPCQEDFLMQVSVKVHEVLHKLKVLEIRLHRIQV, from the exons aaatgtaaacgcagcaatggagtgagatgtcggacctctgaggaggataaggatggttcggcaacaacagcaaaaagagatgaatcactcagttgtgagcaatgtggcaagacttttatcacagcaacaaagctaagaattcacaaacataTTCACACTGTGGCCAaatcattcagctgtgatcagtgtggaaagactTTTACTTCCACGACTCGGTTAAAAAGACATGAACTCagtcacagtggagtgaaaccattcagctgtgatcagtgtggaaaggcttttactcacaagagtcagttaaaaagtcatcaactcattcacagtggggttaaaccattcaactgtgatcagtgtgtgaaaacctttactcaacatgaacagttgttgatccatcaatgcccccattctggtagaaagcggtaccgctgtgactcctgtgaaaaaactttcaacgaccaacagagcttaaaacgtcaccaacgcatccacactggacatgatgtgtacgtatgtgatcactgtggcgaactatttgtattgtattcacagttaaaagctcatgaagtgacccacactgggattaaaccatacctttgtgaccagtgtgggaagcGCTACAGCAACATTGCatacctcaaagttcaccaacgtgtccacactggggagagaccatacagatgtgatgagtgtaagaagactttcaCAACTTTGTATTCCCTGAAACGACACCaacagatccacaccagaaagaaagcattcaatcagtgtcacagtgag cagaacggaacagatggacaaaactctcagacttgtcagcactctgccaatggtgaacagtgctgctttgaccagtctggaccaacgtccaaccaacaaggaaccctacaacgacaccagcgtatgcacactggacacagactgaacccctgccaagaagatttcttGATGCAggtttcagtaaaagttcatgaagtcctccacaaacttaaagtccttgagatccggcttcacagaattcaggtctaa
- the LOC127533427 gene encoding zinc finger protein 239-like isoform X11: MLAAILSELNNGGNMDSSQKKCKRSNGVRCRTSEEDKDGSATTAKRDESLSCEQCGKTFITATKLRIHKHIHTVAKSFSCDQCGKTFTSTTRLKRHELSHSGVKPFSCDQCGKAFTHKSQLKSHQLIHSGVKPFNCDQCVKTFTQHEQLLIHQCPHSGRKRYRCDSCEKTFNDQQSLKRHQRIHTGHDVYVCDHCGELFVLYSQLKAHEVTHTGIKPYLCDQCGKRYSNIAYLKVHQRVHTGERPYRCDECKKTFTTLYSLKRHQQIHTRKKAFNQCHSENGTDGQNSQTCQHSANGEQCCFDQSGPTSNQQGTLQRHQRMHTGHRLNPCQEDFLMQVSVKVHEVLHKLKVLEIRLHRIQV; the protein is encoded by the exons aaatgtaaacgcagcaatggagtgagatgtcggacctctgaggaggataaggatggttcggcaacaacagcaaaaagagatgaatcactcagttgtgagcaatgtggcaagacttttatcacagcaacaaagctaagaattcacaaacataTTCACACTGTGGCCAaatcattcagctgtgatcagtgtggaaagactTTTACTTCCACGACTCGGTTAAAAAGACATGAACTCagtcacagtggagtgaaaccattcagctgtgatcagtgtggaaaggcttttactcacaagagtcagttaaaaagtcatcaactcattcacagtggggttaaaccattcaactgtgatcagtgtgtgaaaacctttactcaacatgaacagttgttgatccatcaatgcccccattctggtagaaagcggtaccgctgtgactcctgtgaaaaaactttcaacgaccaacagagcttaaaacgtcaccaacgcatccacactggacatgatgtgtacgtatgtgatcactgtggcgaactatttgtattgtattcacagttaaaagctcatgaagtgacccacactgggattaaaccatacctttgtgaccagtgtgggaagcGCTACAGCAACATTGCatacctcaaagttcaccaacgtgtccacactggggagagaccatacagatgtgatgagtgtaagaagactttcaCAACTTTGTATTCCCTGAAACGACACCaacagatccacaccagaaagaaagcattcaatcagtgtcacagtgag aacggaacagatggacaaaactctcagacttgtcagcactctgccaatggtgaacagtgctgctttgaccagtctggaccaacgtccaaccaacaaggaaccctacaacgacaccagcgtatgcacactggacacagactgaacccctgccaagaagatttcttGATGCAggtttcagtaaaagttcatgaagtcctccacaaacttaaagtccttgagatccggcttcacagaattcaggtctaa